Proteins co-encoded in one Gossypium arboreum isolate Shixiya-1 chromosome 11, ASM2569848v2, whole genome shotgun sequence genomic window:
- the LOC108472227 gene encoding uncharacterized protein LOC108472227, producing MVEAVRQEMAKLLLAGFIREVKYPDWVSNVVMVKKVNGRWRISQIHELMDAFLGYNQILLDQDDQEKTTFITEERLFCYRVMPFGLKNIGATYLRGPRAKLIRDICNPKGPQHEVEP from the exons ATGGTGGAAGCAGTAAGGCAAGAGATGGCTAAACTGTTGTTAGCGGGTTTTATCAGGGAGGTAAAGTATCCAGATTGGGTATCAAATGTGGTTATGGTAAAGAAAGTAAATGGCAGAtggagaat ATCACAGATTCATGAGCTTATGGATGCTTTCTTGGGCTATAACCAGATTCTGTTGGATCAGGATGACCAAGAAAAGACAACTTTCATCACTGAAGAAAGGCTTTTTTGCTATCgggttatgccttttggccttaAGAACATAGGAGCTACCTACCTGAg GGGACCACGTGCAAAGCTTATCCGAGACATTTGCAATCCTAAGGGCCCACAACATGAAGTTGAACCCTGA
- the LOC108472228 gene encoding uncharacterized protein LOC108472228, protein MADALATLASMIKANKQEDVGPIQMSISEVPAYCYNIKEEEKDNYPWYRDILRYVRDREYPEQATENNKRTLRRLACEYVLDGDILYERSKDQVLLRCVNGVEARQILEEVYEGVCDDEETSDDRALMMAHWS, encoded by the exons atggcagatgctttagcaacactGGCTTCCATGATTAAAGCAAATAAACAAGAGGATGTTGGAccaattcagatgagtatttCTGAGGTTCCAGCTTATTGCTATAACATCAAAGAAGAGGAAAAGGATAACTATCCTTGGTATCgagatatattacgatatgtgaggGATCGTGAATATCCTGAACAGGCGACTGAGAATAATAAAAgaactttgagaaggttagcCTGCGAATATGTACTAGATGGGGATATCCTTTATGAAAGAAGCAaagatcaagtacttttgagatgcgtcaATGGTGTGGAAGCTAgacaaatcttggaagaagtataTGAAGGcgttt GTGACGACGAGGAGACTAGCGATGATCGGGCACTGATGATGGCACACTGGAGTTGA